In Chanodichthys erythropterus isolate Z2021 chromosome 11, ASM2448905v1, whole genome shotgun sequence, a single window of DNA contains:
- the uqcrfs1 gene encoding cytochrome b-c1 complex subunit Rieske, mitochondrial encodes MMSLAARSGTFSPYLQATNYVVAGPLKPLIPGVVMKTDKILTDTKKPFLCRESLSGQSAKSGLAVSTSLNARSSVRFAHTDIKIPDFSDYRRPEVLDSKKSSQDSGDTRRAFSYLITGSTAVIGVYTAKTVVTQFVSSMSASADVLALSKIEIKLSDIPEGKNMTFKWRGKPLFVRHRTEKEISTEANVNLSELRDPQHDKDRVQNPTWVIVIGVCTHLGCVPIANAGDYGGYYCPCHGSHYDASGRIRKGPAPLNLEVPYYEFPDDDTVIVG; translated from the exons ATGATGTCCCTTGCTGCTCGTTCGGGGACTTTTTCCCCTTACTTACAAGCTACAAATTATGTCGTGGCAGGTCCATTAAAACCTCTCATACCCGGCGTCGTCATGAAGACCGATAAAATCTTGACGGACACGAAGAAACCGTTCCTGTGCCGCGAGTCCTTGTCTGGTCAGAGCGCTAAGAGCGGCCTCGCCGTGTCCACCAGCCTCAACG cccGCTCTTCAGTGCGTTTCGcccacacagacatcaagatccCTGATTTCTCTGACTATCGCCGGCCTGAGGTTTTGGACTCAAAGAAGTCCTCACAAGATAGCGGCGACACTCGGCGGGCCTTCTCCTATCTGATCACTGGttccactgctgtgattggagTCTATACAGCCAAGACAGTTGTCACACAGTTTGTCTCGTCCATGAGCGCCTCAGCTGACGTGTTGGCGCTGTCCAAGATTGAAATAAAGCTATCAGACATCCCTGAGGGTAAGAACATGACCTTCAAATGGAGAGGGAAGCCCTTGTTTGTGCGCCACAGAACAGAAAAAGAGATTTCTACTGAGGCCAATGTCAATCTCTCTGAGCTCCGGGACCCCCAGCACGACAAAGACCGTGTTCAGAACCCGACCTGGGTTATTGTCATCGGTGTGTGCACCCATCTGGGCTGTGTGCCCATTGCTAATGCTGGTGACTATGGTGGCTATTACTGCCCGTGCCATGGCTCTCATTATGATGCATCTGGTCGCATTAGGAAAGGCCCTGCTCCACTCAATCTGGAGGTGCCCTACTACGAGTTCCCAGACGATGATACGGTGATTGTAGGATAA